In one window of Pseudochaenichthys georgianus chromosome 5, fPseGeo1.2, whole genome shotgun sequence DNA:
- the ell2 gene encoding RNA polymerase II elongation factor ELL2 — MAALSEDGRYGLNCGRQSADRVTVLHVKLTDTALKAIESLQHCKNVPSQRPTIQFKGLQGRIKIPKNDSSPDPFNSFDFYLSNVGKDNPQGSFECIHQYVASSGASHLAMLATVQDKVTVCATNDSYQVTRERMTQAAEDTRERGTKVIKPGGQYRGKQVHIRKPALSGHDVVPERKRSTPINPANTIRKCLSNNPVSQRSFRDRLIHLMALRPYKKLEVLARLQRDGINQKDRTSLGTTLQQVANLNPKDNTFSLKDFIYRDIQRDWPGYSEDEKTQVDRIVARKLGLPLETLSSSSPSKDSVPTSPQKLQPDFDFIDPLAPKKARISHLSSRGPAASSSSSDRPEGSPSSKRSSLPSNVASGPPAHLPVPSHPPAPSHQQPSPASHSNSPSTPEGCGTQDLPMDQSSSCRDPFSSDRTPQDRYRTPVPRPAASPSPPPPPPLPPPPLPPSSCTSLTVTSTVISSPPSSSSANKKVKKKSKKHKDKDRERDKGKRTDKGSRSPPGTAEPAVDCRKAKRKRNAEEETRTREEVIDKVPHKEQDSSDKDKPEKPEKTEKPEKPEKTEKTEKTEKTEKPEKTEKTEKPEKPEKPEKPGKTEKTDQPTKFSSTIEMPDYVVKYMPMVSIDQRQSYKDDFNAEYDEYRLLHARVENITRRFTQLDAKCRKMTPGTKEYQKVQEEVLKEYKKMKHHSPNYHEEKQRCEYLHNKLAHIKRLIADFDQRRSTAWC, encoded by the exons AATGTACCTTCTCAGCGGCCCACAATACAATTCAAGGGACTCCAAGGG CGCATTAAAATTCCCAAGAATGATTCCTCCCCAGACCCTTTCAACAGTTTTGATTTCTACCTGTCTAATGTGGGCAAAGACAACCCTCAGGGAAGCTTTGAGTGCATCCATCAGTATGTTGCGAG CTCAGGGGCCTCACACCTGGCAATGTTGGCCACAGTACAGGACAAAGTCACCGTGTGTGCCACTAATGACTCCTACCAGGTGACCCGGGAACGCATGACCCAGGCCGCGGAAGACACTCGTGAACGTGGGACCAAAGTCATCAAGCCTGGGGGCCAGTACAGAG GAAAGCAAGTCCATATCCGTAAGCCAGCACTATCGGGCCATGACGTGGTCCCCGAGCGTAAACGCTCCACACCCATCAACCCAGCCAACACTATTCGTAAGTGCCTTTCCAATAACCCCGTGTCCCAGCGATCCTTCAGGGACCGCCTCATCCACCTGATGGCGCTCCGGCCCTACAAGAAGCTGGAAGTGCTCGCACGTTTGCAGCGGGACGGAATCAACCAGAAGGACCGAACCTCATTAGGAACCACCCTGCAACAG GTGGCCAACCTGAACCCCAAAGAcaacacattctcactgaagGACTTTATTTATCGAGACATCCAGCGCGACTGGCCGGGCTACTCTGAAGATGAGAAGACCCAAGTGGACCGGATCGTGGCTCG AAAATTGGGTCTTCCTCTGGAGACCCTCTCCTCAAGCAGTCCTTCCAAAGACAGCGTCCCCACGTCCCCGCAG AAGCTCCAGCCAGACTTTGACTTCATCGACCCTCTGGCCCCCAAGAAAGCCCGGATCTCCCACCTCAGCAGCCGGGGGCccgccgcctcctcctcctcctccgaccGACCCGAGGGAAGCCCCAGCTCCAAGCGCTCGTCCCTCCCCTCCAACGTCGCCTCGGGCCCCCCCGCCCATCTCCCCGTCCCGTCTCACCCCCCCGCCCCGTCTCACCAGCAGCCCAGCCCGGCCTCCCACTCCAACTCCCCCAGCACCCCCGAGGGCTGCGGCACCCAGGACCTGCCCATGGACCAGAGCTCCTCCTGCAGGGACCCCTTCTCCTCTGACAGGACCCCGCAGGACCGCTACCGGACCCCCGTCCCCAGACCGGCCGCCTCCCCcagccctcctcctccccctcctcttccaCCCCCTCCTCTTCCACCCTCCTCTTGCACCTCCCTCACAGTCACCTCCACTGTCATCAGCAGCCCCCCCTCGTCCAGCAGCGCCAACAAGAAGGTGAAGAAGAAATCCAAGAAGCACAAAGACAAGGATCGAGAGCGGGACAAAGGGAAGCGGACGGACAAAGGTAGCAGGAGTCCGCCCGGCACCGCTGAGCCCGCCGTAGACTGTCGCAAAGCCAAAAGGAAGCGCAACGCCGAGGAAGAGACACGAACTCGAGAAGAAGTCATCGACAAGGTCCCTCACAAAGAACAAG ACTCTTCAGATAAAGACAAGCCAGAGAAGCCGGAGAAGACGGAGAAACCAGAGAAACCGGAGAAGACGGAGAAGACGGAGAAGACGGAGAAGACGGAGAAACCGGAGAAGACGGAGAAGACGGAGAAACCGGAGAAACCAGAGAAACCAGAGAAACCAGGGAAGACTGAGAAGACAGACCAGCCCACCAAGTTCTCCTCTACAATTGAGATGCCCGACTATGTTGT GAAGTACATGCCCATGGTGTCCATCGACCAGCGGCAAAGCTACAAGGATGACTTCAACGCAGAGTACGATGAGTATCGCCTCCTACACGCCCGCGTGGAGAACATCACCCGCCGCTTCACCCAGCTGGACGCCAAGTGCCGGAAGATGACACCGGGCACCAAAGAATACCAG AAGGTGCAAGAAGAAGTGTTGAAAGAGTACAAAAAGATGAAACAC CACAGCCCCAATTACCACGAGGAGAAGCAGCGCTGCGAGTATCTGCACAACAAGCTGGCCCACATCAAGCGGCTCATCGCTGACTTCGACCAGCGCAGATCCACGGCCTGGTGCTGA